One genomic region from Candidatus Xiphinematobacter sp. encodes:
- a CDS encoding cysteine desulfurase gives MVYLDYNATTPLAEEALNAMMPYLTNNYGNPSSQHRAGRQARVAIDNAREELSSLLGAGVRPHEIIFTGGGTEANNLAILGLARTKSSKKRGTHLVTCATEHHAVLHSFEYLRHQEGFEVTILPVDSFGQVDPNQLSAAIRPETVLVSIMSANNETGTLQPISVLAKICRERGVFFHSDMVQSFGKQPISPHEIGVDALSIASHKFYGPKGIGALFLRSGVSIEAIHFGGSQESRHRPGTENVAGIVGLSSAATMAVGRMPKETSRLMVLREQLWRGLSSIYPEAVCNGHPRDILPNTLNVSFPNVQGGETLLIALDLEGICVSSSSACMVGSTQPSHVLLAMGVSTNLAQSTIRFSLGHFTTEKDIETAIHAMERILRHGAGFTAR, from the coding sequence ATGGTTTACTTAGACTACAACGCGACCACCCCTCTAGCTGAAGAAGCGCTCAATGCCATGATGCCCTATCTGACCAATAATTATGGTAATCCTTCTAGTCAGCACAGGGCAGGAAGACAAGCTAGAGTAGCCATTGACAACGCCCGCGAGGAACTTTCCTCATTGCTGGGAGCGGGGGTGCGCCCGCATGAGATCATTTTTACAGGGGGGGGTACAGAGGCCAATAATTTAGCTATTCTCGGTTTAGCCCGGACCAAGTCCTCAAAGAAGAGGGGTACCCATCTTGTTACTTGTGCTACAGAACACCACGCGGTGCTGCACTCCTTTGAGTATCTTCGTCATCAGGAGGGTTTTGAGGTTACCATTCTTCCAGTAGACAGTTTTGGGCAGGTCGATCCCAACCAACTTAGTGCCGCGATTCGCCCAGAGACTGTACTAGTGTCCATCATGTCGGCAAACAATGAAACCGGAACTCTACAACCCATTTCAGTTCTAGCGAAAATCTGTCGGGAGCGAGGGGTATTCTTCCATAGTGATATGGTGCAAAGTTTCGGTAAGCAGCCGATCTCGCCTCACGAAATTGGTGTAGACGCACTCTCAATTGCCTCTCATAAGTTCTACGGTCCAAAAGGAATCGGAGCTCTTTTTCTCCGCTCAGGAGTTTCCATAGAGGCAATTCATTTTGGGGGATCCCAGGAAAGTCGACACAGGCCGGGTACTGAGAATGTGGCTGGCATTGTCGGACTTTCCTCAGCAGCAACCATGGCTGTGGGGCGTATGCCTAAAGAGACTTCTAGACTGATGGTATTGCGCGAACAGCTGTGGAGAGGTCTAAGCAGTATTTATCCAGAAGCGGTATGCAACGGACATCCTAGAGATATCTTACCAAATACACTTAACGTCAGTTTTCCTAATGTGCAAGGGGGTGAAACCTTACTTATTGCACTTGACTTGGAAGGGATCTGCGTCTCTAGCAGCTCGGCATGCATGGTAGGATCTACGCAACCTTCTCACGTTCTCCTTGCTATGGGAGTTTCTACAAATCTTGCACAGTCGACCATCCGTTTTTCTCTGGGACACTTCACTACAGAAAAAGACATAGAAACTGCTATACATGCCATGGAGCGCATTTTACGTCATGGCGCAGGGTTTACAGCTAGATAG
- a CDS encoding superoxide dismutase has protein sequence MAYTVPLLGYPFGALEPHIDAATMEIHHDKHHGAYVGNLNKALEGYPTLQSQSVEKLVSHLPTIPERIRTVVRNNGGGHANHTFFWTIISPGSSPVPTGGLASAIDSQFRGFEEFKTRFEAVSVAHFGSGWVWLVMNKSLGLEVISTSNQDSPISQGLAPILGLDVWEHAYYLKYQNRRADYVRAMWNVMNWDQAERYFLAASAS, from the coding sequence ATGGCATACACTGTACCACTTCTTGGATATCCGTTTGGGGCCTTAGAACCACATATCGACGCCGCAACTATGGAGATTCACCACGATAAGCACCACGGTGCCTACGTGGGAAATTTAAACAAAGCATTGGAAGGTTACCCTACGCTGCAGAGTCAGTCTGTCGAAAAGCTTGTCTCACATCTCCCGACTATCCCCGAGAGAATTCGCACGGTTGTTCGGAATAATGGTGGTGGACACGCTAACCACACTTTCTTTTGGACGATCATCAGTCCGGGTTCTAGCCCTGTTCCTACAGGGGGGTTAGCGTCCGCTATTGACAGTCAGTTTCGTGGATTTGAGGAGTTTAAGACTCGATTTGAGGCGGTGAGTGTTGCCCACTTTGGTAGTGGCTGGGTGTGGCTAGTAATGAACAAGTCCCTTGGCCTCGAGGTCATTTCTACTTCCAACCAAGATAGTCCGATTTCCCAAGGGCTTGCTCCGATCCTAGGTCTCGATGTCTGGGAGCATGCTTACTACCTGAAATACCAAAACCGGCGTGCTGACTATGTGAGAGCCATGTGGAATGTCATGAATTGGGACCAGGCGGAGAGGTATTTTTTAGCTGCTAGCGCCTCTTGA
- a CDS encoding phage holin family protein — translation MSTPDLPSRERQGVRGRFGELKALIKGVVRHFIARLFLLVWEGREAGVHCFRLVITLVVAILLFLIGYLLLLSFLILSLARWAGEAWEWVLLVLAAFHAVGALACASILARWINKPVFAATLDEVKEDLKTLRFFAE, via the coding sequence GTGTCCACGCCAGATTTACCGTCTCGGGAAAGGCAAGGAGTAAGAGGAAGGTTTGGTGAACTGAAGGCCTTAATAAAGGGAGTAGTTCGGCACTTTATTGCGCGGTTGTTTCTCTTAGTATGGGAAGGCCGCGAGGCAGGTGTGCATTGTTTTCGTCTCGTCATCACCTTAGTGGTTGCAATCCTCCTCTTTCTGATCGGTTATTTACTCCTGCTTTCATTCCTAATACTTTCTCTAGCCCGTTGGGCTGGAGAGGCATGGGAGTGGGTGCTGCTGGTACTTGCTGCGTTCCATGCGGTAGGTGCCCTAGCATGTGCGAGCATCCTTGCCAGATGGATAAATAAGCCGGTTTTTGCGGCTACTCTAGATGAAGTGAAGGAAGACCTAAAGACTCTTAGATTCTTTGCTGAGTGA
- a CDS encoding HAD-IIIA family hydrolase — protein MAAGSGKKQPAVFFDRDGTLMKEVHFCRNPADVHAIPGMCESLRRLRICGRLVFIVTNQSGVAYGRISLSEYEAVHCELMRQLDYQVDATYFCPISNGTEQRRKPNIGMILEATKIFSVDLLHSYFVGDKATDIECGKRAGMTSLLVTTGYGTQHLSCGADKIFENAVAATDFILRQPVL, from the coding sequence ATGGCGGCGGGGAGTGGTAAAAAACAGCCTGCCGTTTTTTTTGACCGTGACGGGACACTAATGAAGGAGGTCCATTTTTGCCGTAATCCTGCAGATGTGCATGCCATCCCTGGAATGTGCGAGTCGCTGCGTCGATTACGGATCTGTGGACGGTTAGTTTTCATTGTCACTAACCAGAGTGGCGTTGCATATGGGAGGATTTCACTCTCTGAGTATGAGGCGGTTCACTGTGAGTTAATGCGCCAACTGGATTATCAGGTTGATGCTACTTACTTCTGCCCAATTTCCAATGGGACGGAACAACGTCGCAAGCCTAATATCGGGATGATTCTGGAGGCCACGAAGATATTTTCTGTGGACTTACTGCACTCTTACTTCGTCGGTGACAAAGCCACCGATATCGAATGCGGAAAACGAGCTGGAATGACCTCCCTCCTTGTAACTACCGGATATGGTACGCAACACTTGAGTTGTGGAGCTGACAAAATCTTTGAGAATGCTGTGGCAGCCACAGATTTCATCTTGCGCCAACCGGTACTATGA
- a CDS encoding DUF883 domain-containing protein → MLDPTETISTPEDTPASAKKKLESSSEHARRAWEATTQAAKHVGDTAKKEARAVFSSSKGHLGKAVQDLSEAASDACEALRSQASQGVHTCLEQAETAVGEASSKAKTLQSNIEDYVHSHPLKSIGIAVGIGFFLGVVLWRRQ, encoded by the coding sequence ATGTTAGATCCAACTGAAACCATCTCAACTCCGGAAGATACTCCGGCATCAGCAAAGAAGAAATTGGAAAGCAGCTCGGAGCATGCCCGAAGAGCATGGGAGGCTACTACCCAGGCTGCAAAACATGTGGGTGATACGGCAAAAAAAGAGGCTAGGGCCGTATTTTCCAGTAGCAAGGGTCATCTTGGAAAGGCAGTCCAAGACCTCAGTGAGGCCGCCTCCGATGCTTGCGAAGCTTTGCGCAGCCAGGCTTCTCAGGGGGTCCACACTTGTCTAGAGCAGGCCGAGACTGCCGTTGGAGAGGCTTCCTCTAAGGCAAAAACTCTTCAGTCCAATATTGAGGATTATGTTCATTCTCATCCGCTAAAATCCATTGGAATCGCGGTGGGGATTGGCTTTTTCTTGGGCGTTGTCCTTTGGCGACGGCAGTAA
- a CDS encoding putative manganese-dependent inorganic diphosphatase yields the protein MRTFIVGHRNPDVDAICSALAYAAFKHAHGETATTAARCGNTNQRIDYVLRRFGFSAPLFLSDVSPRVEDVMERAVVTAKLDEPILHALSRMEARRVRSLPVVDKAGYYVGMLSTPKLTDYLLLNGDRKTAPSGCTVYASLADICESLNAKNVGPSPPSKPETYSLLIGAGGENSFSAVLNKSTDLKSTIVIVGDRPSILEMAAEWGVGAILLVEGAIPTRKLVGVCRKNATALLLTQLDAPSTIIHVRCSVRTRQMLHKNSQFLRANLSLEEARRSLAFSPQFIFPVLKQGGGTVLGVFSKSDFLKPIPRQLILVDHNELSQAVTGASEVPIVEILDHHRLGSINTAAPILFINRPVGSTCTVVASCFQMARLSIPKNVAGILMAGIVSDTLNLTSPTTTIEDREILANLAKTTGISPSQLADEIFSTGSPLLTTSAQQAIVADCKEYCEQGYTFTVSQIEELNFSHLPQKQEGLANVLEEYRLEHGYLFSALLVTDINTQNSLLVLRGREDYLRQIDYPMNSPFIWQLDGIVSRKKQLLPYLSGLLNKIA from the coding sequence ATGAGAACCTTCATTGTCGGGCATAGGAATCCAGATGTAGATGCTATTTGCTCAGCCTTGGCATACGCAGCGTTCAAACACGCCCATGGAGAAACTGCTACCACAGCGGCACGCTGCGGAAACACCAACCAGAGGATAGACTATGTTCTAAGAAGATTTGGCTTCTCTGCTCCCCTTTTTCTGAGCGATGTTTCTCCACGTGTTGAGGATGTCATGGAGAGGGCAGTAGTGACGGCAAAACTAGATGAACCTATCCTACATGCGCTCTCTCGGATGGAAGCTCGCCGCGTACGCAGTTTACCCGTAGTGGATAAAGCCGGTTATTATGTCGGTATGCTTTCCACCCCAAAGCTCACCGACTACTTACTCCTCAATGGTGATAGGAAAACAGCCCCTTCGGGCTGTACTGTATATGCTAGCCTCGCTGATATTTGTGAGAGTCTTAATGCCAAGAACGTTGGGCCGTCTCCTCCGTCCAAGCCGGAGACTTATTCACTTTTGATAGGAGCGGGGGGGGAGAATTCTTTCTCCGCTGTGCTTAATAAATCCACTGATCTTAAAAGTACCATTGTTATTGTGGGGGATCGCCCTTCCATTTTGGAAATGGCAGCTGAGTGGGGGGTTGGGGCTATTCTCCTTGTGGAAGGTGCCATCCCCACAAGAAAATTAGTGGGGGTTTGTAGAAAAAATGCAACTGCCCTCCTTTTGACCCAATTGGATGCTCCTAGCACCATTATCCACGTACGCTGCTCCGTTCGTACTCGCCAAATGCTCCACAAGAACTCCCAATTTCTCCGTGCTAACCTCTCTCTAGAGGAGGCGCGTAGGTCTCTGGCATTTTCACCTCAATTTATATTTCCTGTACTTAAACAGGGAGGGGGAACGGTGCTGGGAGTTTTCTCCAAAAGCGACTTTCTAAAACCTATCCCCAGGCAATTAATTTTGGTAGATCACAACGAGCTAAGTCAGGCGGTTACGGGGGCTAGTGAAGTGCCGATCGTAGAAATTCTGGACCACCATCGCTTAGGATCTATCAATACCGCCGCGCCAATCCTCTTTATTAATCGCCCTGTGGGCTCGACCTGCACTGTCGTGGCAAGCTGCTTTCAGATGGCAAGACTATCAATTCCGAAAAATGTAGCAGGTATCTTAATGGCAGGCATCGTTTCCGACACGCTTAACCTCACTTCCCCCACTACTACCATTGAGGATCGCGAGATTCTGGCCAATCTCGCGAAGACTACAGGAATAAGCCCTTCCCAACTTGCAGATGAGATCTTTTCTACAGGATCGCCTCTACTGACTACAAGTGCACAACAGGCTATCGTCGCAGACTGTAAGGAATATTGTGAACAAGGCTACACTTTTACAGTCTCTCAAATCGAGGAATTAAATTTTTCTCATTTACCTCAAAAACAAGAAGGGCTGGCAAATGTACTAGAGGAGTATCGCCTTGAGCATGGCTATCTCTTCTCCGCTCTACTCGTTACAGACATTAATACGCAAAACTCCCTTCTTGTCTTGCGCGGTCGCGAAGATTATTTACGTCAAATTGACTATCCGATGAATAGTCCCTTCATTTGGCAATTAGACGGGATTGTTTCTAGAAAGAAACAACTGTTGCCCTATCTGAGTGGGCTACTTAACAAGATTGCTTAG
- a CDS encoding mechanosensitive ion channel: MLRLFFFASLYLFPVSVPAFPEFPGLSGSLSTAPSTPSTEKTLDEQLQDAKRGIDEAQSTLTYMQSEKISGALSAAGLPSTLRLDLVTAAGNVLRNAQRYLENLETLHHTQKNAEARQFLVKLGTEPGSSSADVELARERFYATQQALEAAQSEMKFLLDRTQQSVSHLSKLDQAIRQLSLRSGGNNNWKQELVKLQKKGVELLILADLARKNTLTLRIGALRQEAIADKKLIQADVTAIRPQQGKEALSQLEKERMDINHCIQEAHKRDQPAQAALNKARESYLRIRSDRAASSREVTSARQQYELAQVEIETVEEIIEDGRSYLHILDTETAYWKSLTKLGDRISTTDAQREASALKPKLELIQKWKPHLEQEVRSKQLTIEGIKRHIDERRLKDSDREFFTKKLRLFQEQNEMQQRLLWRVETLQWRLSDGLRQLQQMAPPLPLPTGFKEIWGALYATVAGTFNYEVLHSKETKMVGGTQVVIEEHSVTVGHIITALVLFLLGYSLLGKVAHSSVRAAQIRFQLPAARIALLEKLVLYPMILLLALCVLSWVRIPLTVFAYLGGALAIGVGFGAQNLINNFISGIILLFERQVNVGDIVEVDTHTGAITALGSRCSRMRRGDGVEVLIPNSLLLEKNVVNWTLTEPNHRFSFTFTVAYGASIERVMQLVTQALNETPYLLKQPPHCVFFEQFGSDGLIFGVYYWVKLGIEVDPRQPGSDLRFRIDQLFRIEGIHMPFAQRDIHLDSASPVHVHIENEPQNRNPA; the protein is encoded by the coding sequence ATGTTGCGGCTGTTCTTTTTTGCCTCCCTGTATTTATTTCCCGTATCTGTGCCGGCATTCCCAGAATTCCCAGGTCTTTCTGGTTCTCTCTCAACTGCCCCCTCAACACCTTCGACCGAAAAAACTCTCGATGAACAATTGCAAGATGCTAAACGGGGAATTGACGAGGCTCAGTCTACATTGACATACATGCAGAGTGAAAAAATATCCGGAGCCCTCTCTGCAGCAGGCCTTCCCTCAACGCTACGATTGGATCTCGTTACTGCCGCTGGAAATGTTTTGCGAAATGCACAGCGTTACCTGGAAAATCTGGAGACGCTCCATCATACTCAAAAAAATGCTGAAGCCCGTCAATTTTTAGTAAAGCTAGGCACGGAACCGGGGTCTTCCAGCGCAGACGTTGAGTTGGCTCGAGAGCGCTTTTATGCCACTCAGCAGGCCTTGGAGGCAGCTCAAAGTGAAATGAAATTCTTGTTGGATAGAACCCAACAATCCGTGAGTCACCTGTCTAAATTAGACCAAGCAATCCGGCAACTTAGTCTCCGCTCTGGTGGAAACAATAACTGGAAGCAGGAGCTAGTTAAATTACAAAAAAAGGGGGTAGAATTGTTAATTTTGGCTGATCTTGCCAGAAAAAACACCCTGACTTTGCGAATAGGTGCCCTTAGACAAGAGGCAATTGCCGACAAAAAATTGATTCAGGCAGATGTTACCGCCATCCGCCCACAGCAAGGGAAGGAAGCTCTGAGTCAGCTAGAGAAGGAGCGGATGGATATCAATCACTGCATTCAGGAGGCGCATAAGCGCGATCAACCCGCGCAAGCTGCTTTGAATAAAGCGCGAGAGAGCTATCTCAGAATCCGATCAGACCGGGCTGCCAGCAGTAGGGAGGTGACCTCGGCCCGTCAACAATATGAGCTTGCGCAGGTAGAGATCGAAACAGTTGAGGAAATAATTGAGGATGGACGTAGCTACCTCCATATACTGGACACCGAGACGGCCTACTGGAAGTCTCTCACTAAACTAGGCGATAGGATTTCTACTACAGACGCACAGAGGGAGGCTTCTGCTCTTAAACCGAAGTTGGAGCTGATCCAAAAATGGAAACCACACTTAGAACAGGAGGTACGTTCCAAGCAGCTTACTATCGAAGGTATTAAAAGACATATTGACGAGCGGAGACTAAAAGACTCGGATCGTGAGTTTTTTACTAAAAAGCTCAGGTTGTTTCAGGAGCAAAATGAGATGCAACAGCGGCTTCTCTGGAGGGTAGAAACTCTTCAGTGGAGACTTTCGGATGGGCTGCGCCAACTGCAACAAATGGCTCCACCACTACCATTGCCTACCGGGTTTAAGGAGATATGGGGTGCCCTGTATGCAACGGTTGCTGGTACTTTTAATTACGAGGTTCTGCATTCCAAGGAAACCAAAATGGTCGGTGGGACCCAGGTGGTTATCGAAGAGCACTCCGTCACCGTAGGACATATCATTACTGCTCTAGTTCTCTTTCTACTAGGTTACTCCCTGCTGGGAAAAGTTGCCCACTCCTCCGTAAGGGCTGCCCAAATTCGCTTTCAACTTCCTGCCGCGCGTATTGCTTTGTTGGAAAAACTTGTGCTTTACCCTATGATCCTACTCCTAGCGCTCTGCGTGTTAAGTTGGGTCAGGATTCCTCTCACAGTTTTTGCCTATTTAGGTGGAGCGCTTGCCATCGGTGTGGGCTTTGGAGCCCAGAATCTTATTAACAACTTTATCAGTGGAATTATTTTACTTTTTGAACGTCAGGTAAATGTAGGTGACATTGTGGAAGTAGACACCCACACAGGAGCGATTACGGCTCTTGGTAGTCGCTGTTCCCGTATGCGTCGCGGAGATGGAGTGGAAGTGCTAATCCCAAATAGCCTTTTGCTAGAAAAAAATGTTGTCAATTGGACGCTCACAGAGCCTAACCATCGATTCAGCTTCACCTTTACTGTGGCCTACGGCGCTTCCATAGAGAGAGTTATGCAATTAGTCACTCAGGCCTTAAACGAAACTCCGTACCTTCTAAAACAGCCGCCGCATTGCGTGTTTTTTGAACAATTTGGAAGTGATGGCCTTATATTCGGCGTTTACTATTGGGTAAAATTAGGAATCGAGGTGGATCCACGACAACCAGGAAGCGATCTCCGATTTCGAATCGACCAGTTATTCCGCATAGAAGGGATCCATATGCCTTTTGCCCAACGGGATATTCACCTAGATAGTGCTTCTCCGGTCCATGTGCATATCGAGAATGAGCCCCAAAATCGCAATCCTGCTTGA
- the kdsB gene encoding 3-deoxy-manno-octulosonate cytidylyltransferase: protein MRHLVTIIPARWASTRFPGKPLCLLAGKPVLEHVWERCCRCMHKENVFIATDDERIFQAAKLFGAQVIRTAHTHLTGTDRVAEVATRLPGATHIINVQGDEAILDPHLLHRFVQILNGSSRLKMVTAAAPFPKWADPTNPHMVKVVVNSQGCALYFSRSAIPFAQSEDYPHRLLHIGVYGFEKAFLLKFVSWKPSPLEQWEKLEQLRALENGIRIQVLLTERASISVDTPSDIKKAEAILQEEHKWGNAS from the coding sequence ATGAGGCACCTAGTTACCATCATCCCGGCAAGATGGGCTTCCACACGTTTTCCAGGCAAACCCTTATGCCTTCTTGCTGGGAAGCCCGTACTAGAACACGTGTGGGAACGCTGTTGCCGTTGTATGCATAAGGAAAACGTCTTTATCGCTACAGATGACGAGCGGATCTTTCAAGCAGCAAAGCTCTTCGGTGCACAGGTTATCCGCACTGCCCACACACATCTTACCGGAACCGACCGCGTTGCTGAAGTAGCCACTCGCCTGCCAGGAGCTACCCACATCATCAATGTTCAGGGCGATGAAGCAATCTTAGATCCACACCTCCTGCACCGCTTTGTGCAAATCCTCAACGGCTCCAGTCGCTTGAAAATGGTCACGGCGGCAGCTCCATTCCCAAAGTGGGCCGACCCAACCAATCCCCACATGGTCAAAGTAGTAGTCAACAGCCAAGGGTGTGCGCTCTATTTTTCTCGCAGTGCAATCCCATTCGCTCAGAGTGAGGATTATCCCCATCGCCTGTTGCATATAGGGGTATACGGTTTTGAAAAGGCGTTTCTTTTAAAATTTGTTTCTTGGAAGCCATCTCCACTAGAACAATGGGAAAAGCTGGAACAACTCAGAGCACTAGAAAATGGTATCCGGATTCAAGTGCTCCTTACAGAGCGTGCTTCCATTAGTGTAGACACCCCTAGCGATATTAAGAAAGCGGAAGCAATTCTTCAGGAAGAACACAAGTGGGGCAATGCTTCCTGA
- a CDS encoding PhoH family protein: MESLVLEFDSARTLWSLYGDEERFLCDMESELGVRMTTRDGWIRIEGKRSAVEQACSVFRELANARKRGVIIRQHEFKHALFSSTRPRGKNTLSDLVESKIECSPNKPPVVPRTAGQKAYIEAIKSSDITFGLGPAGTGKTYLAMALAVAALKQDKISRIVLTRPAVEAGEALGFLPGDLQEKILPYLRPFYDALHDMLGTDEIQRSICKGVVEIAPLAYMRGRTLSHAFVILDESQNTTTEQMFMFLTRLGVDSKCVITGDRTQIDLPRNKRSGLLEAVAALKGIQGIEFHHFSEEDVMRHPLVQPIIRAYQGYRKRVQATNSAAR; encoded by the coding sequence ATGGAATCGCTGGTTCTAGAATTCGACAGTGCCCGCACGTTGTGGTCTCTCTACGGAGACGAGGAGCGTTTTCTGTGTGACATGGAAAGTGAACTCGGTGTTCGAATGACGACTCGGGATGGATGGATACGTATCGAGGGTAAGCGTTCTGCTGTGGAGCAAGCATGTTCTGTTTTTCGGGAGTTGGCAAATGCCAGAAAGCGTGGAGTTATCATCCGACAGCACGAGTTTAAGCATGCACTTTTTTCCTCCACAAGGCCACGTGGCAAGAATACCCTCTCTGACCTTGTGGAATCAAAGATAGAGTGTTCCCCTAATAAACCTCCGGTTGTTCCCAGGACTGCAGGGCAAAAAGCATACATAGAGGCTATCAAGAGCTCTGACATCACTTTTGGGTTAGGGCCTGCTGGTACTGGGAAGACCTATCTGGCTATGGCACTAGCTGTCGCCGCATTGAAGCAGGACAAGATCAGCAGGATTGTGCTTACTCGTCCGGCAGTTGAGGCCGGAGAGGCTCTAGGGTTTTTACCTGGGGACTTACAAGAGAAGATCCTTCCATACCTGAGGCCCTTCTACGATGCCCTGCATGATATGCTGGGAACTGATGAAATTCAGCGTAGCATATGCAAGGGCGTGGTGGAGATTGCTCCTTTGGCCTACATGAGAGGACGTACTCTTAGTCATGCCTTTGTTATCCTGGATGAGTCTCAAAACACAACTACGGAACAGATGTTTATGTTTCTGACTCGCCTAGGAGTAGACTCGAAGTGCGTTATTACTGGGGATCGAACGCAAATTGATCTACCGAGGAATAAAAGAAGCGGCCTCCTTGAGGCTGTAGCAGCCCTGAAGGGGATACAGGGAATTGAGTTCCATCACTTCTCAGAGGAGGATGTCATGCGACATCCACTTGTACAGCCCATAATACGTGCCTATCAAGGCTATCGTAAAAGGGTGCAGGCAACAAACTCCGCGGCACGATGA
- the trpD gene encoding anthranilate phosphoribosyltransferase: MNDTWTRRILSRKELSRKEIQEVCCMLLDEKNTLETKAEFLRALHYRGETPREIASFAEVLLEQSTNPIPAAIRNAGVFLDVCGTGGDGLGLFNVSTAVMFVAAACGALVVKTGNRGFTSRSGGADVLEALGVNLSIPVWKVPVVLESTGCIFLFAAAYYPAFRAVTAVRRLLSKENIPTVFNFLGPLLNPVRPNYQLVGVANPLLMESYAYILGLLGREAAWVVCGNVESSARVMDEVSIVGQTKVCTLQQDGKRRLLQISPHCFGIATARVNDLLGGNARENACILLDILKGLDCGPRRNMVLANTAAALCVCKIATNLLHGIELASEAINSGEAFLRLQRLIKLSHQ, from the coding sequence GTGAACGACACATGGACAAGGAGAATCCTCTCTAGGAAAGAGTTAAGTCGAAAAGAAATACAAGAGGTATGTTGTATGCTTCTCGACGAGAAAAATACTCTTGAGACGAAGGCAGAGTTTTTGCGTGCGCTACATTACCGCGGAGAAACCCCCAGGGAAATAGCTTCATTTGCAGAAGTGTTACTAGAGCAGAGTACTAACCCTATACCAGCTGCCATCCGCAATGCTGGCGTTTTTCTAGATGTCTGCGGGACAGGTGGAGACGGGCTCGGGCTTTTTAACGTTTCAACCGCGGTAATGTTTGTTGCTGCAGCGTGTGGAGCTCTGGTGGTGAAGACTGGCAACCGAGGTTTCACTTCACGCAGTGGCGGCGCTGACGTATTAGAGGCTCTTGGGGTCAACTTATCTATACCTGTCTGGAAGGTCCCTGTAGTGTTGGAATCCACTGGTTGTATATTTCTCTTTGCAGCAGCCTATTACCCGGCATTTCGAGCGGTTACTGCGGTACGTCGCCTCCTATCCAAAGAAAACATCCCTACCGTTTTCAACTTTTTAGGTCCTCTCCTTAATCCTGTTCGTCCCAACTACCAGTTGGTGGGGGTTGCTAACCCACTGTTAATGGAGAGCTACGCTTACATTTTGGGGTTACTTGGTAGAGAAGCGGCATGGGTAGTTTGTGGAAATGTTGAATCGTCGGCAAGAGTCATGGACGAAGTTTCTATAGTAGGGCAAACAAAAGTGTGTACCCTTCAGCAAGACGGGAAGAGAAGGCTGTTGCAGATCTCTCCACACTGCTTCGGGATTGCCACAGCTCGTGTAAATGATCTCCTGGGAGGAAACGCTAGGGAAAATGCATGTATACTTCTGGATATCCTGAAGGGCTTAGACTGCGGCCCACGAAGGAACATGGTCCTGGCAAATACTGCTGCTGCCCTCTGCGTCTGTAAAATTGCAACTAATCTTCTTCACGGCATAGAACTTGCCTCTGAGGCCATCAATTCCGGTGAGGCATTTCTCCGACTACAAAGGCTGATCAAGCTCAGTCATCAATAG